The DNA segment GACCTCGACCTGCTCCGGTCCATCCTCGGCGACGACGAACTGAACTTCCTCGGGTACTCCTACGGCACCCTGCTCGGGGCGACCTACGCCGGGTTGTACCCCGACAGGGTCGGCCGGCTCGTGCTCGACGGCGCGATCGACCCGGCGGCGTCGAACCAGGAGGTCAACATCGCGCAGTCGATCGGGTTCGAGGACGCGCTCGCCGCCTACCTGGCGGACTGCCTGGCGGGCGACGCCTGCCCGTTCTCCGGGTCGGTCGATTCCGCGATGGCCGAGGTCGCGCGTCTGCTCGCCTCGGTCGAGCAGACTCCGATCCGTGCGGGCGACGGTCGGATGCTCGGCGCGAACGCCCTGGTGACCGCGATCATCTACCCGCTGTACACCCCCGACACGTGGCCCTACCTCAGCGACATGTTCGAGAGCGTGATGTTCGGCCAGGCCGACACGGCGTTCCTGTTCGCCGACCTCTACAACGGTCGCACCGAGGACGGCGCCTACGAAGACAACTCCACCGAGGCGTTCCGGGCCGTGCAGTGCCTCGACTACAGCTACGACGACGACCCGGCCGCGATGCGGACCGCAGCCGACGAGCTCGCTGCCGCCGCGCCCGTCATCGGCCCCTACTTCGGCTACGGCGAGGTGGGCTGCGCCCAGTGGCCGTACCTCACCGAGGTCGAACGCGCCCCGATCGCGGCGCCGGGCGCCCCGCCGATCATGGTCATCGGAACGACCGGCGACCCCGCGACGCCCTACCACTGGGCCGTCTCGCTCGCCGAGCAGCTCGACTCCGGCTTCCTCGTGACCTACGACGGCGAGGGGCACACCGCGTACCGCAAGTCGAACGCGTGCATCGACGATACCGTCGAGGCGTTCCTCGTCGACGGCGAGGTCCCGGCCTCCGACCCCGGGTGCTGACCGCGGCGGGCGCCCGAGCATGGTCATGAGCGCTCCGAAAACCCGCTAACATGGATTCTCGTGCCGTTCGGTCGCGACTCGCACCGGGTGCCACGCCGCCTTAGCTCAGTCGGCAGAGCGATTCACTCGTAATGAATAGGTCGGGGGTTCGATTCCCCCAGGCGGCTCCACTGCGAAGGCCCCGGCTCACGCCGGGGCCTTCGTCGTCCCGTGCGCCGTCCGCCGCTCGCTCGGCGGTCGTACCCAGGGGCGAACGCGACGGCTACGACAGCGGCACCGCCCGGATCGCGTTCGCGTACGCGACGTACCCGGCGGCGTTCGGGTGGAAGCTGTTGGTCTGGCTCAGCCAACGCCAGTCGTTGATCCACGGGCTCGAGCTGCCGATGCCGTGGCCCGCGAACACGCCCTCGACATCGACGAACACCGCGCCGCCCGACTGCGCGACGGACTGGATCCGGTCGTTCAGCGCGACCGTCTCGTCGTTGACCTCGTCGGCCCACGTGTACTTGGGGTTCACGCCCGAGGCGTTCTCCCAGAACAGCAGGGGGTAGCCGGTGACGACGATCTTCGCGGCCGGCGCGCGCGTGCGCAGCGTGGTGATCACGTCGGTGATGCTCGCGGCGAAGGCGTCGGATTCGACGGCCGCGGCGCCGTTCGCGATGTGCGTCGCGCACGACGAGTTGGGCAGCACGAAGCAGTTCTGCATGACGTCGGCGAAGCCGACGTCGTTGCCGCCGACCGTGACCGTGATGAGCTTCGCGGTCGAGGGAACGGATGCCGCCTGCGCGATCACGTCGGCGGTGTCGGAGCCGGAGCACGCCGAAAACGCGACGAGCGCCTTGTCGGCATCGGCGTCCAGGAGTTTCGGATAGCTCTTCGTGCTGCGGTAGCAGGTCGTGTCGAGGTAGCTTCCCGCACCGACACCGGAGGCGAACGAGTCGCCGACGGCCGCATAGGCGAGCTCGGTCGTTCCACCGCCGGAGCCTCCGCCGTTGCCTCCGCCCGGTTTGCCGGGCTTGACGGGCTTGGCCATCGGAACCGCGGCGTGGGCGGAATCGGCCGGGGCGGCCAGGCTCGCCCCGAGGACGAGCGCGAGCGCGGCGAGCAGTGCGGCGGCGACGAGCGCGATGCGCCGCCGCCGCTCAGGGGCAGCTTCGACGGATGCCGCGGCGAGCGGGTCTCTGCGTCCGAACATCATGGTCCGCCTGCTCTCAGCTCGCGAGCACCGTGAGGATCGCGTCACGGTACACGGCCTGCCCTGCGGTGGTCGGGTGGAGGAACGCGAGCGGATCGTTCAGATCTGCGCCGAGCCACGGGACGGCGTCGCCGACGCGGTGTCCGGTGTAGGCGAACGCGAGGCTCGTGGCGTCGACGTCGGCACCGGCACTCGCAGCCGCGGACGCGGCGGCGGCGATCTGCGCATCGAGCGCGAGGGTCGCCTGGTTGACGCTGTCGGTCAGCGCGCTCAGCCCGGCGACGAACGGCACCGGGTAGTCGGTCACGATGATGCGGGCGCGCGGGGATCGTTCGGCGATGGCGAGCAGCAGGCCCGTGAGGTCCTGGGCGATCACGCCCGACGCGAGGAGTTGCTGCGCCTGGAGTACGGCCGCCGCGCACGCGCCGGAGTTCGGGTCGGGTGCGCACACCTGGAGGATGCCTCCGACATCGAGGTCGTTGCCGCCGACGGTGATCGTCACGAGGGTCGTGCCGCGGTTCACCTGCGAGAGCTGCGTCTCGGCGACATCCGAGATGGTGGCGCCGCTGCAGGCGGGCTGGCGGAGGAGGTTCGTTCGAGGCACCGCGTCGAGCAGGACGGGGTATGCGGCCTCGGAGCGCAGGCACGCATCGAGCGGGAGCCCGGCGCCCTGTCCGGCGGCGTACGAGTCGCCGAGCGCGACGTACTTGTTCACGGGTTCGGGCGGGGCCGCGAGGGCCGAGGGTGCAGCGCCGCCGAGGGCGGCGAGGAGGGCGATGGTGGCCCCGGCGAGCGAGCCGATGATGCGGCTCCTTCGGTGCGAATGTGCCGACATGGCCGAACCGTAGCGGGAACCCGAGGATTCCGCATATCCCCGAACGGGTGTCAGGGAGCTGGTGCCACCCAGGCGGTGCCCTGCGCGCGGATAGGCTGGCGCGCATGACGTCACGACTCCGATGGGGCATCCTCGCGACGGGCGGCATCGCCCGGCTGTTCACCGACGACCTGGTCCGCAACGGATTCGACGTCCGCGCGGTCGGGTCGAGGTCGTTCGAGTCGGCACGCGCCTTCGCCGACGAGTACGGGATCCCCGGCGCCCACGGCAGCTACGCCGAGCTCGTCGCGGCGGCCGACGTCGACGCGGTCTACATCGCGACCCCGCACCCCTGGCACGCCGAGTCCGCGCTGGCCGCGATCGGGGCCGGCAAGCACGTGCTCATCGAGAAGCCGTTCACGCTCACGCAGCCCGAGGCCCGTGCGGTCGCGGATGCCGCGCGCGAGCGCGGCGTGCTCGCGCTCGAGGCGATGTGGACCCGGTACCTGCCGCACATGGTGCGCATCCGCGAGATCGTCGCGTCGGGCGTGCTCGGCGAGGTGCGCTCGCTCATCGCCGACCACACGCAGAAGCTCTCCGACGACCCCGGGCACCGGCTCAACTCGCTCGAACTGGGCGGCGGTGCG comes from the Agromyces marinus genome and includes:
- a CDS encoding alpha/beta hydrolase, which gives rise to MRRGRAAGALASVVASSLLLAGCAMPAFLGGPPDRSEPTGERVAPELEPYYSQVLEWERCGDLQCTTAVAPLDWSDPGSGEIELALVRQAARGERLGSLLVNPGGPGGSGFDFIADSIDFATGDRLQQRFDVVGFDPRGVGRSSAVTCLEPAEMDAFLYDLVPGERGSDEWIAEVTDANRAFGQACSDQTGDLLGNVDTVSAARDLDLLRSILGDDELNFLGYSYGTLLGATYAGLYPDRVGRLVLDGAIDPAASNQEVNIAQSIGFEDALAAYLADCLAGDACPFSGSVDSAMAEVARLLASVEQTPIRAGDGRMLGANALVTAIIYPLYTPDTWPYLSDMFESVMFGQADTAFLFADLYNGRTEDGAYEDNSTEAFRAVQCLDYSYDDDPAAMRTAADELAAAAPVIGPYFGYGEVGCAQWPYLTEVERAPIAAPGAPPIMVIGTTGDPATPYHWAVSLAEQLDSGFLVTYDGEGHTAYRKSNACIDDTVEAFLVDGEVPASDPGC
- a CDS encoding SGNH/GDSL hydrolase family protein, yielding MFGRRDPLAAASVEAAPERRRRIALVAAALLAALALVLGASLAAPADSAHAAVPMAKPVKPGKPGGGNGGGSGGGTTELAYAAVGDSFASGVGAGSYLDTTCYRSTKSYPKLLDADADKALVAFSACSGSDTADVIAQAASVPSTAKLITVTVGGNDVGFADVMQNCFVLPNSSCATHIANGAAAVESDAFAASITDVITTLRTRAPAAKIVVTGYPLLFWENASGVNPKYTWADEVNDETVALNDRIQSVAQSGGAVFVDVEGVFAGHGIGSSSPWINDWRWLSQTNSFHPNAAGYVAYANAIRAVPLS
- a CDS encoding GDSL-type esterase/lipase family protein is translated as MSAHSHRRSRIIGSLAGATIALLAALGGAAPSALAAPPEPVNKYVALGDSYAAGQGAGLPLDACLRSEAAYPVLLDAVPRTNLLRQPACSGATISDVAETQLSQVNRGTTLVTITVGGNDLDVGGILQVCAPDPNSGACAAAVLQAQQLLASGVIAQDLTGLLLAIAERSPRARIIVTDYPVPFVAGLSALTDSVNQATLALDAQIAAAASAAASAGADVDATSLAFAYTGHRVGDAVPWLGADLNDPLAFLHPTTAGQAVYRDAILTVLAS
- a CDS encoding Gfo/Idh/MocA family protein, whose amino-acid sequence is MTSRLRWGILATGGIARLFTDDLVRNGFDVRAVGSRSFESARAFADEYGIPGAHGSYAELVAAADVDAVYIATPHPWHAESALAAIGAGKHVLIEKPFTLTQPEARAVADAARERGVLALEAMWTRYLPHMVRIREIVASGVLGEVRSLIADHTQKLSDDPGHRLNSLELGGGALLDLGIYPISFAWDLFGEPETVRATAVLRETGADAQVAVDLGYPGGRIASTYTASDARGPNRAVVLGTDARIEIDGVWYSPTSFRVIGADDRVIEAYRSEVNGRGMHFQAEALEGLVAAGRLDGGDILPTEESVAIMGTLDRVRHEIGVRYPGED